Genomic window (Maylandia zebra isolate NMK-2024a linkage group LG11, Mzebra_GT3a, whole genome shotgun sequence):
GCTTAAACTCCATGGAAAATCAATAACAACCTGAGAGGTGTGATTCATTTTAACAgatgaaattattatttattattattattattattattacatttttaaaaatttattagCAATTAAAACTTAAATCAAATAGCAATTTGTACGTATGATTTACAAATTAAATTGATTTCAGAGTTGTGATTTATTGCTCAGATTTacatacaagcggcagaaatgagctttttCCCAAGGTTGGCTGTCCCCTCCATTAGTGATTGGGTAAGGATCTCTACTTCATTAGGGAGTGGATTCCGagctgctactcctccacattaAAAGGAGTTGGTTGGGGTgtttcgggcatctgacaagaaTTCCCCTTgggtgcctcctgggtgaggtgttctgggcatgtcccaccggcaGGAGGCCCCGGAGccgacccaggacacgctggagattGTATCTTTTGGCTGGTCTGGGAACTGAGAACATTGTTCCTTGGTACTCCCCTGGACAAGCAAgggaagagggaggtctgggcttctctgcttaggctgctgcccccggataaggagaagaaaatggatggatggatggatggatacataGATGGATTATTGCTCACACTCTATTTGttttccatccatctatccattaacttccgcttatccttttcagggtcgcggggggcgctggaacctatcccagctgtcatagggcgagaggcggggtacaccctggacagttcGCCAGTCTTTCACAgggtaacacagagacagacaaccagccacgctcacattcactcccgcattcacacctatgggcaatttggattaatcaattaaccgaaccccacaaactgcatgtctttggacggtgggaggatgccggagtacccggagggaacccaagcaaacacagggagaacatgcaaactccacacagaaagaccccggcctgagggtggaattgaactcaggaccttcttgctgtgcagcaacagtgctaaccaccgtgccctGTTTATCTAAAATATATCTCAATCAAGTGCCAGAGACTGTCAActtgattaaaataaataaatagataaatggaaaaaaaaactggttgGAGTATCAAGTGACTAAAGGCAATATTGTTTTGATACATCATTTCAAAGTGTCTGCTcagattatttttgttttttatagaaACACATAACTACGCTATTCCAATTTTGTCCattctaaaaacaacaaaaggtcTGTGAACCACCTTTGAAGTACTTCCAGAATCCAGGCCTAAACACTGTTATATGAACTTCTTTAATTACCTACTATTAACATATGTGGAATGTCTAAGTAAATTTGGAGAATTATGTATTTGTCTACCAATGGCCACTAAAAATCTGACTAGTTTTTTCAAAGGCTACCAAGTAACATCTAATAGATATTAATCCATTTGTGTCAGTAATTTGAAGCAAAGGTCAAGTGCCAACATGGCTTTGTGCATTTCACAACACCTGGGATAAAGCCACTGTTTATGATGAGTTAATAATCAGCAAGTTGTTCCAGTTCATTGATTTCTGTTTCCCTGAAGAGAACAACCTGACAGGTCAGCTGCTGGTGCAGACATGGGCACGCAATTGATATCACCTGTTTGAAATTGTTGTGAAATTAGTTTCACTTTAAGGTAATGTCAGGTAAAGTTTCAAAGCTTTGATGTTCTTGAAGGTGAGATCTTTTGCAACGCTGTTTATACATCACTTTTATCTTGGTGTACCTTATGAACAGGCATTTTCTGCATTGTaatagtttttcttctgtttttttgctAAGTTGCAGCCTTTTCagggacacacatacacaatgtTTTCTTTGTACTGTCCAGATGTTTAACATAAAGCAGTTTAAAGACAAGGGCAACAGAATTTTGATCCAGCATATTTAGACAGCTGCAAGACCAGGTTTGTGAGTACAGTGCTCTTATGAAACATAATCTGAACATTAGTGCTGAGCTGTTTCCATATGGAAGAGCAGACTCTGAGGACTGCGACACAAAATCAATTTTATGGTGGACTCTGCCCACAGAAATGCTTCgcttagctgaaaatgtttgtcTATCGGAACCTTTTGCTCCAGATTTTTACTTAAAATCTGTGGTGCTGTAAGACAGACTTTGACTTCTCTGTAAATACAGCGCATATCAACGTCTGCCAAAAATAGAGATACCTAAACCAAAGTGTATTTGCTCAGTGGTGGAACTCAGCTTTGGTTGATTAGTAAAAGATCCCAAGAGTTTgggactttattttaaaaaattagatTTTACTAACATTCATATTGTAACACAGTGATACTTAACATGAAAGACAAATCATAACACATTGTAAATGGTAGATCTGTGTTAAATGGATTAAACCAATTTTTCCTAAACAAGTAAAAGTTCCATCTTTCAAAAAGGTATAAAACTAACTACCTCAACTAAAACTTAACTCAAATGTCTTTGAATGCCCTGTCAGatgtgagtgttttttttttagctaagaCAACAAAACTTTTCAAAGTCAAATTAGGGAGAAAATAAAACCATAATAAGACTTGTTGATTTGCTACCGGtgaatcaaagaaaaaaaaaaacctgatgaATGATCATCCGATCAGGACCAATGTTCACATTGCCAAGGTTACCAAATACAAATAAAGTGGCTAGATAACATTTGGTTCATTTAACTCCTGCTGACCAGAGCCAGAGAAAATGGTAAAATATATTCTTTTGATCATGGTAGTTTTAATGACAATGCACAAACTGacaaattttattttgaaatctgtgtttttcttgtaGCTGTCAAAGACAAAGAACCAGTATGTTTTGATATAATCTGCTGAgaactttgttgtttttgcatcCAATGTGAACTGCATATGGACTGTGCGGACAAAGAGTTCTGTTATATTAATAACAATATCATGAAGTGTTAtgatgtatgttttttttttaattctccatGACAGCCCCATACGAAAGCActtcttttcagtcttttcttaCTAATGCAAGGTATGACTTTATACTATCTTCAGTATTGATTCTGTCATTTCTGAtcacgttttgttttgttctaatTGACTGACAAGCATCTTTCTTTGCAGCATGTGGGCCACTTCTGGCCCAAATAGAGCCCACAAAAGAACCTGACTCACCAGGACTGCTGCAGAAGCTGGCAGAGAGGGTCAggtatttcagaaaaaaaaaaccctgttgaCCACTGAATGCAGTTCATTCATAAGTTCAGACTAGAACTCTTTGTAAATGATCAGTAAATTATCAGAATTGTTAAAATATTTAGTTTGATTTCACTTATTGTGTCAAAATGTTTGCACAATAAcatatttatttgtgtattatATGTACTTTGCTGCTTTTATCTCACAGGGCAGCCAAAAATAAAATCCTGGCGCTTGGGGCACTAACACAAGGCTTTGCTGGTGCTTATTATGAAGACCACATTCAACCGGTGACTGACAGCTATGTTGAATGGGCCTCTGGTGTCAAAAGCTCAGTGTGGGAGAGGATTCAGACTACCATCGGCCACTACACACCGTTTAACACAACTCAAGTTGATTAACTCACTCAACTGAGTAAATCAGTATTCTTACTAAACGTCATGGCTTTACTGCTGAAGTGatcataatttaatgtttatcaTTAGGCTTGTACTAATGTATGatgcataaaaaaatcaaatgagtTGTTAATAAATATCCGTACAACATATCTGTTTGCTtctgctgcaggttttagagtttttgtatttgtttggttGTTATTAAACAAAGAGCACACCAACTGAATCCGATTAACCAacattttggttttggttttaatCGAAGCTGAAAAGCTTGTCTTCTTGATTACGTGAGTACAAGTCACACACAGGTGCATTAATCGACAAGTAAAACAAATCTCAAGCATTAAATGGATGCATGTGGATATGTGaaaaataaggttaaaaagaaaaagaaaacagtgagaTGAAGATATACAGAGGAGAAACCTTTTTAAAACACTATTGAAAAGAGAACTGATCACATTGCTGGCAGGGTATTAGGGTGAAAGGTGAGGGCAGAATGCCCAGCAGCCATTGCTCAGTACAATGCGTTGGGGCAGGTTCTGAATGTTTGACCTGTTGACCATTTGACACCAATATCTGAGTACACACTATAAAATCTGCTGTTAATAAAGTGCTGATTATCAAGAGCCGATACAGTTAACATTATCTTTTGTCATAACAGATACAGACACACGAGCTGCTTTAGTTTTTTCTATAAAATGAGGTGTAATTGTTATGACATTCTGCAAACATGCAACTTCCACAGTGCCACAGTGCATCCTGCCATATGGATAAGGATAAACGTACATTTCAGAAAGATTACATAACAACTAAGCCATATTTCCACATTCTGTATTTAAAGAATGTCACATACACTGGACTTTGTgtaggtgtatgtgtgtgtgtgtttgcgtgcatgtgcatgcaagcatgtgtgtgtatgctcaTCAGATGACGTTTGTTTGCAGTCCCCCCCTATATCTTCCTGTCCAGATGTGCGCTCTGAGTTACAGACAACTCGGTTTGAGAGAAGACTGTCACTTCTCGGATCTGTGCATCCAACGCAACAGCAGGTAATCCCTTTTTCTTCCTGCAGCTGCCCTTGCAGCTTCTCTTCTGCAACTACAGAGTAGATTTCACTAAAACAGCTTTTCGTGAAATATTTAGGAAATGCAGTTTTGCTTTAAATGTTAGCAATTTAATCACCTTGTTCATGATCTTAAGTtgataaaatatgaaaacaattcaataagttgaaatgtgaatttcatttgctttttcttcttttgtctttcagaaatgaatgcaaaatatgtttttgcacTGATCTTGGTGCTGCAGGGTAAGTCACCCTGTAAACCTTAAATGTTCTGTAACAGTTAAGTTAAATTGAGTTTGATGTGACTGTTTTTAATGATGTTTGATTGGCCCAGTCTAACATGCTTTTATTGCACTCAGGGATTTAATGAACACTGCGCCATGGATGAATATTGCATGTATTTATATGTAGCTGACATGCAACACAAGTGCTTAATTTTATAATATAGTGAGCTGCTGTAGCAGAaaaatttcaaatgtaaatactGACCAAGGAACTCTGATACTGAGAGTGAGGTGCCAAGATATGTGGGACAGTTTTTATTtggcttttaaataaaaatttacaCACTAACCCCCAAACAGTTTAGTGAAATTTCCCAGTGCAACAATTAATCTTTTTTGTTGTCTCTTTTTAACATGTGTATACACCAGTAATTATTGAATTTACTTGCAACTGTTTTAATAGTACTAgttctcatctctctctctaaaAATCTCAACTCTGTTGCCTTCCAGTCTCTATGAGCCTGTGTACACTTCCCGAACCATCGCCAGAAATGGTTGAGTTATATAACACCCACAAAGCCAC
Coding sequences:
- the apoc4 gene encoding apolipoprotein C-IV — encoded protein: MFLKPHTKALLFSLFLLMQACGPLLAQIEPTKEPDSPGLLQKLAERVRAAKNKILALGALTQGFAGAYYEDHIQPVTDSYVEWASGVKSSVWERIQTTIGHYTPFNTTQVD